The following DNA comes from Chryseobacterium gallinarum.
ACATTTCAGCATAAAACGGTCACTCTGCGCTTCAGGTAGCAGGTAAGTTCCTTCCTGGTCAATCGGGTTCTGCGTTGCCAATACCAAAAATGGTTTGGGAAGCTTCATCGTTTCATCGCCTATTGTCACCTGCTTTTCCTGCATCACTTCCAAAAGAGCAGACTGAACCTTTGCCGGAGCACGGTTAATCTCATCTGCAAGGACAAAATTAGCAAATACAGGCCCTTTTTTTATAGAGAAATCATTGTCTTTGATGTTATAGATCATTGTTCCCACAACGTCTGCAGGAAGAAGATCCGGTGTAAACTGGATTCTTGAAAATTCCCCATGAACAGCATCTGCCAACGTTTTTATCGCTAAAGTTTTAGCCAGTCCGGGCACTCCTTCCAGAAGAACATGCCCGTTTCCCAGAAGTCCTACCAAAAGGCGGTCTACCATATACTCCTGCCCAATAATAACTTTGTTGATTTCCTGTCTCAGAAGAGAAAATAAGTAGTTTTTTTCTTTTACTTTTTCCGTCAATTGGCGGATATCTTCAGCTTGATATGTATCTGACATAGCTTGATTTAAAATAGGTGGTAAATTTCTGATAAATACTTGCATTAATCAACACAATCAATGCCATTTTTGAGTTAAAGTTTGTTAAATATTCCCTGTTTGACAATGTATTCAACCTATAGTCATGAATCTCTTGTCAATAAATAAATTTCAAACCTCTGTTATTTGCCTGTGTTTCTTTATCATCAGCATAAAAAATGCTGCAAACTACTTTTATAATGTTGAATTTGCAGTAAGGCTGAAATAGCAATGAAACGTCTAAATTTTAGTTATGGTAATCGTAAATGTACCTTCAGGAGCATCAGTTGTATCATCGTAAGCACCTACATTCACAAAATATTCAGCACCTGCAGTGGTGGTAACCGTTATATTTTCCGCACCGCCTCCTCCGGCATTATCCACGGTGTCTACACAAGATAAATTGCTGCAACTACCGCTGTATACACCTACCTCAGGATCAAAGCTACTTCCTGAAGGCATTGTAACCGTAATGGTGTACTGACTTCCATCTCCCGTGAACTTAAACCAGGTACCATCATTCATCCCTGTATTCCCGGACACTGAACAAACGCTTATATTTCCTGCATTGTTCGTTGCAGATACAGCATCATCCTGTGTATAGGTATAAGGAAATGCAGAAGCCAGAAAAGCCCCTGAGCAAGCATCATTTGCAGGTACGGGAGGAACGGTTTTAAAGGTTAATTCAGAACAGCCCGAAGAGGTCACATTGGCTGCAACCGATGTAATTTTCAGATAATAGCTCATCCCCGGCGCAAGGGCTGTGGAAGGTGAAAAGCTATTTCCGGATACTACCTGCTGATTAAGAATATCAGTCCCTCCGGGATTGGTTCCCAATGAAATTTTGTAAGAATCAGCTCCGGAAACAGGAAGCCAGGTTATACCGGGAGACAGGGCAACATTCTGTGTATTATTGGCCGGATACGTAATAAAGGGACAGGCGGGAGTAGCATTTGCTGTAAGTCCTGAAAGGGTAACAGCAGATTTATAACCCGCTCTTATTCCGCCAGGTGGAGCAGCAGGATCTACCACGGCTCTATCTCCTTTGTAATACAGTATTGAATTCGGAAGGTGTGAATAAACATGGAAAGCTTCATCAAAGTTATTAATATCAATATTAGATGCATTTTCTCTGGCTGCAATAACTAAATTATCAATATTGTTATAAGCAAAAGGGGTTGTAAAGTTTACCTGAACTTTATTATTACTTTTAGTCACTGTTCCTGCAAATACCTGTGTAAGCTGAGATACCGGAATCCAGTCTGTACCGGAGGCAAAAGCCATTTTTGTAGTATGACCAAGATAAACCGTCCAGTCTGAGGACTCTGTAATAGTTGATGAAGGATCTATATAAAATGTAAGACCTGTAATACTCCCTGGTGTGCCGGCATTGATTTCCTGTTTAGGATAAATCTGCTGTACATAAGAATAGGAAAAAAAGCTGCTTACCGGTGCAGTACCAACTTCGGAGCTTCCGATATTGATGTTGATCTGAGCCCTCAGCCCCATCACTGCAAAAAACAAACACAAAAGTAAAATTCTTTTCATTATTAATAACATTAGCCGTGAATATCATGCTAATTTAATAATAAATATAGATATCCGACTAATAAAAGAATATTTTACATGTATTTAATTTAAATCATAAAATAATTTAAATCAAAACCTACACAATTAACTGTATTTTTAAACACTTAATAACAAAAATACTTTAAATATAAAAATAAAATAAATTAAAGGTAATTTTGATACATATTTAATATATTTACACTAAATACACACAATATGTATAAAAGGCTATTTTTTATAAGCATTTTCATTGTAAATACTGTTCTGTCACAAACTACCATGACCAATGTGATTTCGGATGCAGTTTATTATGACGGTTATGCCGCTACAGTATCCAACCCTGTACCTAATGGTTTGATCAGGCTAAACAATGCAAGATATGCAAGGAAACTTACAGATGCCGAACTGGACTCTTTTAAAGCAAAAATTGCCATGAGGGTAACCATAGGTGCTTTATGTGATAATTATGATCGCTTGGGAGAAGTTTTTTTAGCCATGGTTCCTAAAAACCAATCTGCTTATACCCTGAATGATCCTAATGTAAAAAGAATCGAAATAGGCAGGTACATTACTCCTTTTATGAATAAAAACCGTACCCCGTCGGAAGTTCCATACACCTATGACATCAGTAATTTGTACAGTGTGTTTCACGATACCGGATTACGCAGCGCTTATGACCTGTATGTGGAACTGGATGTATTCGGGGTTCCGTATGCAGCTCAAAGCCAGGTGGCAGGATGCGCGGGAAGAATTGATGTTTTTTCCGGAACACTTACCTTTTTCTCAACTGACACAGAAGCTACCCCTACAGATTTTAACAACCTGGTTCCCCTGCTAAGTTATAATAAACTTAATAATTACAACAGCACTGATGTTACCGGAGAAACAGTCAGGCTGGTAACGTTTAATATTCCTGCTCCGGTTACCGATGCCCGTTTCTTTGTAATATCCACTCCGCATGGTGCGAATGCCGGTGGTGAAGAATATATCAGAAGACAAAATTACACTTACATAGATGATGCGCAGGTACTGACCTATACTCCGGGAGGAATTTCCTGTGAACCATTCAGGGTTTATAATACCCAAGGAAACGGAATCTACGGAGCCGCTCCAAAGACTTTTGACAACTGGACCTCATGGAACAACTGGTGCCCGGGCAATTCTGTTCCTATAAGAAGTTTTACCTTAGCCAATATGACCGCCGGAAACCATACGTTAAAACATACAATTCCTGCCGCCGTTTTTAACCAACAGCAGGGAGAGGTTTACCTGTCCGTCTATATGCAGGGAAAAAGCAATGCCTCTTTACACGTAAAAGATGTGAAAACAATAGATATCAATATATATCCCAATCCTACTTCTGACTTTGTGAATATAGCATCAAAAGAAGAAGTTTCCTCAATAACCATTTTCAGCATAGACGGAAGAAAACTGACCGGGAATTCAGGAAAAAACAAAATCGATTTTTCAGCGTACAGCCCGGGAGTCTACCTTTTGAACATCGTCCTGAAAGACGGAACTTCTTTTAAACACAAAATCATAAAGAAATAACACATCGTCACACCGTAAGAGTATAGAAGTCTACAAACAACATCCACCCTCTTGTCAGTATCTTACAGGTAAGTTCATGTTTGAGACTGTCAGTATATTTTTTATATTTTATCAATTCTAAAGTGCTTAAAAATAGCTTTTCAACCTCAAAATTATCTAAAAAAAGAAATGATCCATAGTGTATTTTTCACGGATTAACAGCGTTTATTTTAATCCTTTAGCCAAAAAATTGTCGTTTCCAGTTTATTAAACTATTTTTGGTGATTAAAATTTCTGCAAAATGAATTATCATTTTCAAGCCCACAGACAAGTAAGGAGAAACCTCCTGGATATTCTGCAAAATACCTCCCACGAGGATTTGTTGCTGATTCCGGATGGTTTCAACAACAATATTTACTGGAATATTGCGCACACTGTTGCCACCCAGCAGCTTTTGCATTATTACCTTAGCGGAAATCCTTTCAGAATTGATAAATACTGGATTGAAACCTATAAGAAAGGAACTTTACCGAATCTGAATGTACAAAAATCCGAGGTGGAAGACCTGGAATTTTTACTCACTGAAACTTCAAAAATTTTAATGAAAGATTATGACAGTGATTTCTTTTCGGATTATACGCCTTACACCACAAGTTTTGGAATGGACCTGAAAAGCATCCAGGATGCCATCATCTTTAACAATATGCATGAAAGCCTGCATTATGGATATGCGATGGCACAGAAAAGAGCTATTTTAGGAGAAAAATATTAAAAAGGAAGCTGGAAGAAAGGAGGCTGGGAGTTTGTAGTCCTCACATACTATGAACCTTCCAATCCCGAAACCCCAAAACCTTAAACATAAATTTTAAACAACTCAATGAAAGACGATTTTATTTTCGGGCTGCGTCCCGTAATTGAAGCAATTGAAGCGGGAAAAACGATTGACAAGATCTTTGTGCAAAATGCACTTCAGGGTCCTATTTATGCTGAATTGAAAGCGATTTTAGCGAAAAATAAAATCCGTCCCAATTATGTTCCGGTTGAAAAACTTAACCGCTTCACGAGAAAAAACCACCAGGGAGTAGTGGCTTTCATCTCAGATGTTCCGTTTCATAAAGTGGAGGATATTGTTCCGCAATTATTTGAGGAAGGAAAAACTCCTTTCCTGCTGATCCTGGACAGACTGACAGATGTAAGGAATTTCGGAGCGATATGCAGAACTGCAGAATGTGTAGGCATTGATGCTGTGGTTATTCCTGAAAAAGGAGCTGCACCTATCAATTCCGATGCTATTAAAACATCGGCAGGAGCTATTTATAATATTAAAATCTGCAAAGAAAACAATCTTGCCCACACGGTAGACTTCTTGCAACAGAGCGGAATTTCCGTGTATGCTGCCAGCGAGAAAGCCCAGAAGTTAATTTATGATGTTAATTTCACTGAACCATGTGCCATTGTTATGGGGAATGAAGAAACGGGGATTTCAAAAGAAGTTCTGCATCATTCAGATGAAAAAATAAAGCTTCCTATTGAGGGGAAAACTCAATCGCTGAATGTTTCAGTTGCCTGTGGAGCAATATTATATGAGGCGGTGAGACAGAAAATGACTGCTCTCTCCAATCTTTGATTAAAAAATAAATTTTATGACGATCTTTACCGGATACAATTGAAAATACACCGGAAACAGAATTTGGTACAGATTCTGCACGCCTAATGACTTGTTATGAACAAAAGAGGGATAATACTTTGAACTTGAAGTCAAATATGGTATCCCCGAAATCAAAAAAATTCTGGAAGACCTATAAAATAGTAGTAAAATTAAAAAAATTAGAAAATGAAAAACATAGCAGCATTAGCGCTAATCTCATCTATAGCTCTTGTATCTTGTAAAAAAGAAACCGCTAAAATAACAAAAGTAGATCCTAAAACCGGTAAAACAGTAACGGTGGAAGTGCCTGCCGACTCTGTAGCAAAAGTTGCGGAAAATCCGGCTATCAGAGATTCAGCTGGAATTATTAAGCAATCTTTCAAGCTTGAAAAAGGAAAAACATATCCTCTTACAACCTACCAGAGGGATGTAAAAACGATGACGGATCCTCAGGGAAAATCCATCACCGCAACCAGCGAATCTACAGACGAGATGAACTTTACCGTTGATGATATCAAAGGAAATGTATATGACATGACCCTTAACCTCGTAGCGAAAAGAAGCTCTCAGTCTGCTCAGGGGAAAACCATTGTGGTAGATACCAAATTGCCTGTCCCGAAGGAAGATGAGCTTAAAATGATCTGGAACGTCAACAGGGCCCTTACCGGAAATAAACTGGCCATGAAAATGGATACAAAAGGAAATGTCCTTTCTATCACAGGTTTCGATGCGGTTTACACCAAAGTTTCCAACGCTGTAGGGACTATTATTAAAGATGCCAACGAGAAAGCCAGTGTAGTGGCAAGCCTTAAAGAATCTTTTAATGAAAAGGTATTGAAAGATCAGTTCAATAAAAATTTAACCATTATTCCTAAAAAAGGAGTAAAAGTAGGTGAAAAATGGACGACTTCCGAAAATGCCGATCCAAGCGGAAGTGTAAAAGTAACTTCAAACTATGTATTAAAAAGCTTAGGTAACGGAACTGCAGAAATCGGCGTAACGGGAGGAATCCCTAAGAAAACTGAAAAGAAAGCCCAGGGACCTATCACTCATAGCCTGAGCAGTGAACTTGTTCAGAACGGAACCATTAAATTTGATGAAAATACGGGATGGATTACCAACCAAAATATCAATGTAAAAACAACGCAGATTGAAACCATTTCAGACGGGAAACAGTCCCAGTCTATGAAAAGTGTTTCAAACTCTTCAGTGATGGTAAATCCTTCTGCAAAATAATTGAGACAATTTGAATGAGAAAGGTTTAAAGGCTGAGGGCTGAGAAAAATTAAAAAATCTCCAACTTTAAACCTTAATCTTTCAACTTTAAATTTTAACATTATGAAGTACATTCTTGAGTTAATACTCACTGCGATTATTCTATTCTTTGTCTGGAATATTCTGAAAAGGATTTTCTTCAAGACTTTTTACAGTTACCGGTTCAACAATCATAACAACCAGAATAACGGGCATCAGGATATCCATAACTCAAATAAGAATAAGAAGCAAAGCCTTAATTGGGATGCGGAGACCGTAGACTATGAGGAGGTGAAAGAGAGTAATGACAAAAGGTAAAATTTCCAAGAAATAAAAGATAATAACCAGCATGGCGAAAAATAAAAACATAATTTATATTGCAATTTCATTAGTTGTATTTATAGTTTTGGCATTTTTATATTCCACCCCTGTATTTACAGGAAAACAGCTTTTCCAGCATGATATCGTGCAGTACAGAGGAGGAGCAAAAGAATTGCTCGATTATAGAGCTAATACCGGTAACGAAACCTATTGGAGTGATTCCATGTTTGGAGGAATGCCTACTTACCAGATGGGAAGCCAGTTTAAAGGCGATATCATCAAAAAAATCGACAGCAATCTCAATTTCCTGCCAAGGCCGGTTAATTATCTATTCCTGCTTTTTGCAGGTTTTTTCCTTTTAGGAATGGTTGTAGTCCGAAACTGGAAGTATGCTTTATTAGGAGCTACGTTCTTCGGTCTTTCCACGTATTTTTATATTATTATTGCAGCAGGGCACAATGGTAAAGTCAATACCATTGAATACTTTGCCCCCTTATTAGCCGGTATTTTACTGGTTTATATCCGGAAACAATATATCTGGGGATTCATTGTAACTACCCTTTTCATGGGTCTTCAGATTGCCGCCAATCACCCTCAGATGACGTATTACCTGTTTATTGCTTTAGGATTTCTATTCCTTTCTGAACTGATCAGGGCGATACAGAAAAAAACGTCGATGAGACATTTTCTGATTTCCTCGGGAATTGTTGCTGCTTCATGCATCATAGGAGTGGGAATGAATTCTCAAAGAATTATGGCCAATTCCGAATATGTAAAAGAGACGGTCCGTGGGAAACAGATTTTAACGAATGACAGCCATACCTCCGGGAAATCCGGAATGGATAAAGAAAGTATGCTGTTGTGGAGTTATGGAAAACTGGAAACCCTAAACCTGTTTATCCCAAGATTGATGGGAGGAGGAAGCCAGGAGCCGGAAGGAAAGGAAATGATGAACAGGGTGCAGGAACTCGTTCAGGAAAATGTAGGCTCACAAGCTGAAATGGACAGGATCTCCAAAGGATTCAGTGCCATGACCTACTGGGGAGACCAGCCGGGAACCTCAGGACCCGCCTATCAGGGAGCGATTGTATGCTTCCTTGCTGTACTAGGATTCTTCTTTGCCTACAAAAAGTACCGTTACTGGATTCTCGGGGCTTCAATATTAACTATTTTACTGGCCTGGGGAAGCAACTTTATGCCGTTATCGGACTTCTTTATTGATTACGTACCGTTTTACAATAAATTCAGAGCTCCTTCTTCTATTTTAGTGGTAGTGGAATTATTATTTCCTTTGATTGCCATTCTGGGCTTATACAATTTCTTTACGGATGAAAAATTAACAGAGGAATACAAACAAAAAATACTCACTTACGTAAGTGCCGGAACATTAGGGATATTAATAATCCTTTTAATCTTCGGAAAATCACTGCTGGGATTTGCTACTGACAATGAAAAGACCTATTTTCCTCCTTTCCTGCTCGATTATCTTGTAGATGAAAGGTATAAACTTTTCAGAACAGATGCGATAAAGGCTTTCTTATACGTTGCCATTGCGGCGGCGGCCCTATTCTTAAGTTTAAAGAAAAAACTAAGTCAGAATGTTGTGCTGATCATTATTGGAATGGTAAGCTTATTTGACTTATGGACGGTAAACAGACGTTATCTGAACGATGAAAATTATGTTGACAAAATCTTTGCTGAAAATCCCTTCCAGACGGAAAGTTCAGATCTTCTGGTTGAAAAAGTCCAGGCTAATCCTGCTCTTTCATCAGTATTATCGGATGTAAATGTCAACAAAACATTGGAAACCATTGCTGAAAAAGATAAAACACATTACCGGATTTTCAATAACATTCTGGGAACATTCAGTGAGACCAATACTTCTTACTTCAAATCTTCAATCGGAGGATATCATGCGGTGAAACTGAGAAGATATGATGATGTGATCAACGAATATTTCCAGGTAATGGATTCTGTAAAAGTTCCTAACATCCTTAATCTTTTGAATGCCAAATATTGGGTAGTAGGCGGACCTGAACAACCCCAGGCTGTTCCGAATCCAAAAGCCAACGGGAACGCATGGTTTGTAAGCGACCTGAAATTTGTCAATACTCCTAATGAAGAAATAAAATCCATTGGAATAATAAACAGTAAGAAAACTGCTGTTATTGCCTCCTCGGATAAGTCTTATTTTGACAATAAACCGGTTCAGGCAGATTCTACAGCATTTATCAACCTTACCCGGTATCAGCCTAATGAATTAGAATTTAAATCCCAGTCTAAGACTCCTCAACTGGCGGTATTCTCTGAAATTTATTATCCTCACGGATGGAAAGTACTGGTAGACGAAAAAGAAGTTCCTTATATCAAAGCGGATTACCTGCTTCGTGCTGTACACGTTCCGGCAGGAAACCATCATATCAGAATGATATTTGAACCTGAAGTAATTGAAAAAGGAAAGTGGATTTCCCTTTTAAGCTTCGGATTATTCATTGCACTGGCCGCTTTGGGAATCTTCTGGATGAACAGGAAAAAGAAAAAGGAAACATTAGCAGAATAAAAAGTTTAATCCAATATTGCAGCATGTCATTCAAAATGACAGATGACTCAGAAAATGGAACAGAAGAAAATATTAATTATCACCTATTACTGGCCTCCTGCGGGAGGCCCTGGTGTTCAAAGATGGCTGAAGTTTGCCAAATATCTGCCTGATTTTGGATGGAAGCCTGTTATTTACACTCCGGAAAATCCGAACTATCCGTTGCTGGACGAAAGTTTAATGAAGGACATTCCCGGGAATATAGAAATAGTAAGGACCAAAATATGGGAACCTTATCAGCTTGCTGAAAAACTGAACAAGAGCAATAAAAAATTTAAGGCAGGACAATTTGACGTAGGCAAAAATCAAAGCTGGAAATCCAGGTTATCCATTTGGGTAAGGGGGAACTTTTTCATTCCTGATGCCCGGGTTTTCTGGGTAAAACCTTCTATCCGTTTTTTAGAAAAATACCTGAAAGAAAACAAAATAGACGTTGTTGTCACTTCAGGTCCACCACATTCATTACATTTGATCGGGCTGGGACTGAAAAACAAACTTCCAGGCCTGAAATGGATTGCAGATTTTCGGGATCCATGGACGGAGATTTCTTATTATAAGCATTTAAAATTAACGAAAGGCTCTGATAAAAAACACAGACAGCTCGAAAGCACAGTATTTAAAAATGCAGATATCACTTTAGCCACAAGCTATACCGATGCAGAAAACTTCCGGAAAGCAGGAGCTAATGCAGTTTGTATCACCAACGGCTTTGATGAAAGTGATGCTGGTGAAAAGGCGGCCAGAAAAGATGAAGCTGTAAGTTTGAAGAGTCATCCGGAGGCTTTTACTTTAAGTTATATTGGCGTACTGGAGCAGCTCCGGAACCCGGAAAATCTTTGGAAAGTTCTTGATGAAATGGTAAAAGAGAATGAAGAGTTTGCTGCTCAGTTCAAATTAAAATTTGCGGGAAGAATTGATGATAAGATCCTGAGCTCTATTGAAAATTCAGGGTTGAGAGATCATATTCTGAACCTCGGATATCTTTCACACGGCAAAGCTGTTGAAGAAATGCAGAATTCGGATATGCTGCTGATCACCAACTTCCCTAATGAGTCTTCAAAAGGGATTATTCCCGGGAAAATATTTGAATACCTCGTTTCGGGAAAACAAATTTTATCATTTGGGCCTGATCAGGCAGATGTTGCCAAAATTCTGGAGGAAACCAATGCCGGTAAACATTTCAGCTACAATGATACGGAATCGGTTAAAAAATTTATCCTGGAAAAATTTGAACTTTGGAAAAACGGTGATCTTTCTGAAAAAACTCAACATATCGAACAGTTTTCAAGAAAAAATCTAACAAAGCAGCTAAGTAACATTTTATAAGAAAGGAAGTTGGAAGCTGGAGGCAGAAGATATGAACTACGAAAAATAATTGTAATTGAGAACTACAAATGTTTTCTAGCATTGAAAATTCTTCCAGCTTCCCACACTCAGCTTTCAGCTTTTATATTGTCCACTGATCATTCACCACTGCAATCAGGTAATATTTCCCGTGGAACTCTTCAAATACAAGCCGTAATGCTTTCCAGTCCATATCACCATATTTTTCCGTTCCTTTGATATAATTTTCTGTAAAGTCTGCTTTAGGATATATTTCCTTTAAATTATTCAGGGAATTACCTTTTCCTATAAATTTATTCACAGAATATTGGGATTGGGTATAATCTTTAGAGAAAACCCACTTTGCCAGGTAATCGTTAATCGTTGCCTTATATGCGTCACCGGAGCCATCCTGAGAGCCCCAGGTAAATAAGGTTTTAGCAGGCTGGTATTTTTCAAAATCTGCTTTTGAAAAATTTTTATCTTCTTTGGGAGCTATAAAAGCATACATCGAAAACCGGACTCCTTTTTCCGGATGGATAAAAGAAGCGAAAGTTTTATAATCTTTATTCTTTAAAGCCTGTAACACCTCATCATTGGCTTTCTTCAAGGATTCTTCCTTATTTACTTTATTCTGTGTGACATTGGTACTGTCTGTACCAGCCTGAACTGTAGAATCAACTGTTTGAACGGCAGGTTTTGTTTCACTTTTTTTACAGGCTGCAAGCGTCCCGAGGATTAACATTGAAATAAGTAATTTTTTCATAATTAATTTTTGTAATGGGTCAAAAAACACCAAAACTGATGCCATAGCATTTGGAAACCTACAAGGAAATAAGGTGCAAGGATCATATTCTTTATCCAACCTCAATTTGTTGTTTATTCCTGGATTTTTGTTCTCTGTTTTTCCTATCCGGCCTACCATACATACAAATTACATCGTACCTTTGTTTTATGGAAATATTGGATATTCTCATCATAGGAGCAGGACCGATCGGATTAAACTGTGCTATTGAGGCTCAAAAAAATAACCTCAGCTATATCATCATTGAAAAGGGAACTATTGTCAATTCCCTATACAACTACCCTTTATATATGAGGTTCTTCTCAACGGCGGACAAACTGGAAATTGACGGAATTCCTTTTATCTCTACAGCACCTAAACCTGGCAGACAGGAAGCTTTGGAATACTATCAGGGTATTGCCCGGCAAAAAGAATTAAATATTCGCCTGTATGAAAAAGTGCTGGGTGTTTCAAAAAAAGATAACTTGTTTACTGTTGGTACTACAAAAGCTCAGTACCGGGCCAGAAATGTAATCATAGCCACCGGTTTTTACGACATTCCCAACCTGATGAATATACCCGGTGAAAATCTTTCCAAAGTAAAGCATTATTATACGGAACCTTATCCTTATGCCAGGCAAAAAGTTGTCGTAATAGGTGCAAGCAATTCTGCGGTGGATGCAGCCCTCGAAACATATAGAAAAGGTGCGGAAGTAACAATGATCATCCGGCATTCGGAAATTTCAAAAAGTGTTAAATATTGGGTAAAGCCGGACATAGAAAACCGGATTGCAGAAGGAAGCATTATCGCCCATTTCAACTCGGATATGATTGAAATAAAAGAAAACACAGTGGTTTTTAAAGATCAGAATCATGAGATTCACGAGATTGACAATGATTTTGTATTGGCCATGACAGGGTATCTTCCTGATTTTGAATTTCTGAAAAATTCGGGAATTGAACTGCAGGGTGACGGGCTTAATCCATTTTACAATCCTGAAACTATGGAAACCAATATCTCTAATCTTTATCTTGCAGGAGTGGTATGTGGAGGAAAAGACACCCATCTCTGGTTTATAGAAAACTCCAGAATTCATGCAAAAATGATTATTAACAATATTCTTCTCAATAAAAAATAAGCTTTTTTCTGATCGTTTTTATCTCTTCTATTTCCAATACAGGAAGAGGAGCTATTACCATAAGCAATTAAACAGTCTACATAAGGCTGTTTATTTTTTTAGCCATTAAATATCATTTATAAGAAAAATTAAAACTTAAAAAAAACTTAACCATGTGTTTTTAAATCTAATTTATCAAGACGCCAAAAAATAGAAATAAAACATTAACAATCAACTATTTAACATAAAAAAATATATTTCATAGGTAAGAGATATTTTTTTACTTTTAACAAAAAAACACTAAAGATCAAAAACATGAAAAAAAAAATCTACTTATTTCTGGCGTTTGCTTTGACAGGACTTCAAAGTATATCCGGACAAAATTTCTGGAAAAAAACGAAGATTGATGAAAGAAATCTGATTGAGGCAAAAAGGAATATAGGAGTTGATTATTCGAACGCCTATATATTAGAAATCAATCGGTTAAAAACCGTATTACAATCGAC
Coding sequences within:
- a CDS encoding YpdA family putative bacillithiol disulfide reductase, translated to MEILDILIIGAGPIGLNCAIEAQKNNLSYIIIEKGTIVNSLYNYPLYMRFFSTADKLEIDGIPFISTAPKPGRQEALEYYQGIARQKELNIRLYEKVLGVSKKDNLFTVGTTKAQYRARNVIIATGFYDIPNLMNIPGENLSKVKHYYTEPYPYARQKVVVIGASNSAVDAALETYRKGAEVTMIIRHSEISKSVKYWVKPDIENRIAEGSIIAHFNSDMIEIKENTVVFKDQNHEIHEIDNDFVLAMTGYLPDFEFLKNSGIELQGDGLNPFYNPETMETNISNLYLAGVVCGGKDTHLWFIENSRIHAKMIINNILLNKK
- a CDS encoding glycosyltransferase family protein, with the translated sequence MEQKKILIITYYWPPAGGPGVQRWLKFAKYLPDFGWKPVIYTPENPNYPLLDESLMKDIPGNIEIVRTKIWEPYQLAEKLNKSNKKFKAGQFDVGKNQSWKSRLSIWVRGNFFIPDARVFWVKPSIRFLEKYLKENKIDVVVTSGPPHSLHLIGLGLKNKLPGLKWIADFRDPWTEISYYKHLKLTKGSDKKHRQLESTVFKNADITLATSYTDAENFRKAGANAVCITNGFDESDAGEKAARKDEAVSLKSHPEAFTLSYIGVLEQLRNPENLWKVLDEMVKENEEFAAQFKLKFAGRIDDKILSSIENSGLRDHILNLGYLSHGKAVEEMQNSDMLLITNFPNESSKGIIPGKIFEYLVSGKQILSFGPDQADVAKILEETNAGKHFSYNDTESVKKFILEKFELWKNGDLSEKTQHIEQFSRKNLTKQLSNIL